A genome region from Phocoena sinus isolate mPhoSin1 chromosome 16, mPhoSin1.pri, whole genome shotgun sequence includes the following:
- the ZSWIM8 gene encoding zinc finger SWIM domain-containing protein 8 isoform X3, whose amino-acid sequence MELMFAEWEDGERFSFEDSDRFEEDSLCSFISEAESLCQNWRGWRKQSAGPNSPTGGGGGGGSGGTRMRDGLVIPLVELSAKQVAFHIPFEVVEKVYPPVPEQLQLRIAFWSFPENEEDIRLYSCLANGSADEFQRGDQLFRMRAVKDPLQIGFHLSATVVPPQMVPPKGAYNVAVMFDRCRVTSCSCTCGAGAKWCTHVVALCLFRIHNVRPSQFILALFSAPPPLLCCMPGHNASAVCLRAPVSESLSRLQRDQLQKFAQYLISELPQQILPTAQRLLDELLSSQSTAINTVCGAPDPTAGPSASDQSTWYLDESTLTDNIKKTLHKFCGPSPVVFSDVNSMYLSSTEPPAAAEWACLLRPLRGREPEGVWNLLSIVREMFKRRDSNAAPLLEILTDQCLTYEQITGWWYSVRTSASHSSASGHTGRSNGQSEVAAHACASMCDEMVTLWRLAVLDPALSPQRRRELCVQLRQWQLKVIENVKRGQHKKTLERLFPGFRPAVEACYFNWEEAYPLPGVTYSATDRKLALCWARALPPRPGASRSGGLEESRERPRPLPAEPAVRPKEPGAKRKGLGEGVLSSQRGPRRLSAEGGDKALHKMGPGGGKAKALGGAGSGGKGSAGSGSKRRLSSEDSSLEPDLAEMSLDDSSLALGAEASTFGGFPESPPPCPHPGGSRGPSTFLPEPPDTYEEDGGVYFSEGPEPSTASAGPPGLLPRELCTRDDLASTDESGNGLPKTKEAAPAVGEEEDDYQAYYLNAQDGAGGEEEKAEGGAGEEHDLFAGLKPLEQESRMEILFACAEALHAHGYSSEASRLTVELAQDLLANPPDLKVEPPPAKGKKNKVSTSRQTWVATNTLTKAAFLLTVLSERPEHHNLAFRVGMFALELQRPPASTKALEVKLAYQESEVAALLKKIPLGPSEMSTVRCRAEELREGTLCDYRPVLPLMLASFIFDVLCTPVVSPTGSRPPSRNWNNEMPGDEELGFEAAVAALGMKTTVSEAEHPLLCEGTRREKGDLALALMITYKDDQAKLKKILDKLLDRESQTHKPQTLSSFYSSSRPATASQRSPSKHGGPSAPGALQPLTSGSAGPAQPGSVAGAGPGPTEGFTEKNVPESSPHSPCEGLPSEAALTPRPEGKVPSRLALGSRGGYNGRGWGSPGRPKKKHTGMASIDSSAPETTSDSSPTLSRRPLRGGWAPTSWGRGQDSDSISSSSSDSLGSSSSSGSRRASASGGARAKTVEVGRYKGRRPESHAPHVPNQPSEAAAHFYFELAKTVLIKAGGNSSTSIFTHPSSSGGHQGPHRNLHLCAFEIGLYALGLHNFVSPNWLSRTYSSHVSWITGQAMEIGSAALTILVECWDGHLTPPEVASLADRASRARDSNMVRAAAELALSCLPHAHALNPNEIQRALVQCKEQDNLMLEKACMAVEEAAKGGGVYPEVLFEVAHQWFWLYEQTAGGSSTAREGATSCSASGIRAAGEAGRGLPEGRGVPGTEPVTVAAAAAAAVTAATVVPVISVGSSLYPGPGLGHGHSPGLHPYTALQPHLPCSPQYLTHPAHPAHPMPHMPRPAVFPVPSSAYPQGVHPAFLGAQYPYSVTPPSLAATAVSFPVPSMAPITVHPYHTEPGLPLPTSVACELWGQGTVSSVHPASTFPAIQGASLPALPTQPSPLVSGGFPPPEEETHSQPVNPHSLHHLHAAYRVGMLALEMLGRRAHNDHPNNFSRSPPYTDDVKWLLGLAAKLGVNYVHQFCVGAAKGVLSPFVLQEIVMETLQRLSPAHAHNHLRAPAFHQLVQRCQQAYMQYIHHRLIHLTPADYDDFVNAIRSARSAFCLTPMGMMQFNDILQNLKRSKQTKELWQRVSLEMTTFSP is encoded by the exons ATGGAGCTGATGTTCGCGGAGTGGGAGGACGGAGAGCGCTTCTCTTTCGAGGATTCGGACCGCTTTGAGGAGGATTCGCTCTGTTCTTTCATCTCCGAGGCCGAGAGCCTCTGCCAGAACTGGCGGGGATGGCGCAAACAGTCAGCGGGGCCCAATTCCCCCACTGGCGGCGGTGGCGGAGGTGGCAGTGGCGGTACCAGAATGCGAG ATGGACTGGTGATCCCGCTGGTGGAGCTGTCAGCAAAACAGGTGGCGTTTCATATCCCATTTGAAGTGGTGGAGAAAGTTTACCCCCCGGTGCCTGAGCAGCTCCAACTCCGAATTGCTTTTTGGAGCTTCCCTGAGAATGAAGAGGATATTCG ACTGTATTCCTGCCTGGCCAACGGCAGTGCAGATGAGTTCCAGCGAGGGGATCAGCTATTCCGCATGAGGGCTGTGAAGGACCCCCTGCAGATTG GGTTCCACCTGAGTGCTACAGTGGTGCCACCTCAGATGGTCCCCCCCAAAGGGGCCTACAACGTGGCTGTGATGTTTGACCGCTGCCGGGTCACTTCCTGCAGCTGCACCTGTGGGGCTGGGGCCAAATGGTGCACCCACGTCGTGGCACTCTGTCTCTTCCGCATCCACAACGTGAGGCCCTCCCAATTTATCCTGGCCCTATTCTCCGCTCCACCCCCCCTTCTCTGCTGCATGCCTGGCCACAAT GCTTCTGCAGTCTGCCTGCGGGCCCCAGTGTCAGAGTCCCTGTCTCGACTGCAGAGGGACCAGCTGCAGAAGTTTGCTCAGTACCTCATCAGTGAGCTCCCTCAGCAG ATCCTGCCCACAGCCCAGCGTCTCCTGGATGAACTCCTCTCCTCCCAGTCAACAGCCATCAATACAGTATGTGGAGCCCCAG ACCCCACAGCAGGGCCGTCTGCCTCCGATCAGAGTACTTGGTATTTGGATGAATCAACACTCACTGACAACATCAAGAAGACACTGCACAAGTTCTGTGGCCCCTCCCCTGTGGTGTTCAG TGATGTGAACTCCATGTATCTGTCTTCCACGGAGCCTCCGGCTGCTGCTGAATGGGCATGTCTGCTGCGCCCACTGAGGGGCCGCGAGCCAGAGGGAGTCTGGAACTTGCTTAGCATCGTGCGGGAGATGTTCAAGCGGAGGGACAGCAATGCTGCCCCCTTGTTGGAAATCCTCACCGACCAGTGCCTCACCTACGAACAG ATAACAGGCTGGTGGTACAGCGTGCGCACCTCAGCCTCACACAGCAGCGCCAGTGGGCACACAGGCCGCAGCAACGGGCAGTCAGAGGTGGCGGCCCACGCATGCGCCAGCATGTGTGACGAGATGGTCACACTGTGGAGGCTGGCTGTGCTGGACCCTGCGCTCAGCCCCCAGCG GCGCCGGGAGCTGTGTGTGCAGCTGCGCCAGTGGCAGCTGAAGGTGATTGAGAACGTGAAGCGGGGACAGCACAAGAAGACCCTGGAGCGGCTCTTCCCTGGCTTCCGGCCGGCGGTGGAGGCCTGCTACTTCAACTGGGAAGAGGCCTACCCCCTTCCCGGTGTCACCTACAGTGCCACTGACAGGAAgctggccctgtgctgggcccGAGCCCTGCCCCCTCGGCCAGGTGCCTCCCGATCCGGGGGCCTGGAAGAATCCCGGGAGCGGCCCCGCCCTCTTCCTGCCGAGCCAGCTGTGCGGCCCAAGGAGCCTGGGGCCAAGCGCAAGGGATTGGGTGAGGGGGTCCTCTCATCGCAGCGGGGTCCCCGCCGCCTCTCGGCCGAGGGGGGAGATAAGGCTCTGCATAAGATGGGTCCAGGTGGGGGCAAAGCCAAAGCATTGGGGGGGGCTGGCAGTGGGGGCAAGGGCTCAGCAGGCAGCGGGAGCAAGCGACGGCTGAGCAGTGAAGACAGCTCCCTGGAGCCGGATCTGGCTGAGATGAGCCTGGATGATAGCAGCCTGGCCCTGGGTGCAGAGGCCAGCACCTTTGGTGGATTCCCGGAGAGCCCACCACCCTGCCCTCACCCTGGTGGCTCCCGAGGCCCTTCTACCTTCCTTCCTGAACCTCCAGATACTTATGAAGAAGATGGTGGCGTGTACTTCTCAGAAGGGCCTGAGCCTTCCACAGCCTCTGCTGGCCCCCCTGGCCTACTGCCCAGGGAGCTTTGTACCCGGGACGACCTCGCTTCCACAGATGAGAGTGGCAATGGGCTCCCTAAAACCAAAGAGGCAGCCCCTGCGGTTGGAGAGGAGGAGGATGACTACCAGGCGTATTATCTGAATGCCCAGGATGGTGCTGGGGGCGAGGAAGAGAAGGCtgagggcggggctggggaggAACACGACCTGTTTGCCGGACTGAAGCCACTGGAACAGGAGAGCCGCATGGAG ATATTATTTGCCTGTGCTGAGGCCTTGCATGCTCACGGCTATAGCAGTGAGGCCTCCCGCCTCACCGTGGAGCTTGCCCAGGACTTGCTAGCCAACCCACCTGACCTCAAGGTAGAGCCGCCCCCTGCCAAG GGCAAGAAGAACAAGGTTTCTACGAGCCGTCAGACCTGGGTGGCTACCAACACCCTGACCAAGGCGGCCTTCCTGTTAACAGTGCTAAGTGAGCGCCCAGAGCACCACAACCTGGCCTTCCGAGTGGGCATGTTTGCCTTGGAGCTACAGCGGCCCCCAGCTTCCACCAAGGCCTTGGAG GTGAAGCTGGCATATCAGGAGTCTGAGGTGGCCGCCCTGCTCAAGAAGATTCCTCTGGGTCCGAGTGAGATGAGTACTGTGCGCTGCCGGGCAGAGGAGCTTCGGGAGGGGACACTCTGTGATTATCGGCCTGTTTTGCCTCTCATGTTGGCCAGTTTCATCTTTGATGTTCTCTGTACTCCAG TGGTTTCTCCCACGGGTTCCCGGCCCCCAAGTCGCAACTGGAACAACGAGATGCCTGGGGAtgaggagctgggatttgaagcagCAGTTGCTGCCTTGG GCATGAAGACAACAGTGAGTGAGGCGGAGCATCCCCTGCTATGTGAAGGCACACGTCGGGAGAAGGGTGACCTGGCCCTGGCACTAATGATCACTTACAAAGACGACCAGGCCAAACTCAAAAAG ATCTTAGACAAACTCTTGGATCGAGAGAGCCAGACGCATAAACCACAGACACTGAGTTCGTTCTACTCATCTAGCCGCCCGGCCACAGCCAGCCAGAGGTCTCCTTCAAAGCATGGGGGCCCATCTGCTCCAGGGGCCCTGCAACCTCTGACCTCAGGCTCTGCAGGGCCTGCTCAGCCAGGGAGTgtggcaggggctgggccaggccccaCTGAGGGCTTCACAGAGAAGAATGTGCCTG AGAGTTCCCCACATTCCCCCTGTGAGGGTCTCCCATCTGAGGCAGCTTTGACCCCAAGACCAGAGGGAAAGGTCCCCAGCCGCTTGGCTCTTGGCAGCCGTGGAGGCTACAATGGACGGGGCTGGGGCTCACCAGGGCGGCCTAAGAAGAAGCACACAG GCATGGCCAGCATTGACAGCAGTGCCCCTGAAACGACGTCGGATAGCTCCCCAACCTTAAGCCGGAGGCCACTTCGAGGGGGCTGGGCCCCTACCTCCTGGGGCCGAGGACAGGACAGCGATAGCATTAGCAGCTCTTCCTCAGACTCCCTTGGCTCCTCGTCCTCCAGTGGAAGTCGCCGGGCCAGTGCCAGTGGAGGGGCCCGGGCGAAGACAGTTGAAGTTGGCAG GTACAAGGGCCGCCGTCCTGAGAGTCATGCCCCCCATGTACCCAATCAGCCGTCAGAGGCAGCTGCACACTTCTACTTCGAGCTGGCGAAGACGGTGCTGATCAAGGCAGGGGGCAACAGCAGCACTTCCATTTTCACACATCCATCTTCCTCAGGGGGCCACCAGGGTCCTCACCGTAACCTGCACCTTTGCGCCTTCGAGATTGGGCTTTATGCCCTTGGCCTGCACAACTTTGTTTCTCCCAACTGGCTCTCACGTACTTACTCTTCCCACGTTTCCTGGATTACAG GCCAGGCAATGGAGATTGGCAGCGCAGCCCTGACTATACTGGTAGAATGCTGGGATGGGCACCTGACACCCCCTGAGGTTGCATCCCTGGCTGACAGGGCATCACGGGCACGAGACTCCAATATGGTGAGGGCAGCGGCGGAACTAGCCCTAAGCTGCCTGCCTCATGCCCATGCGTTGAACCCCAATGAGATCCAGCGGGCCCTGGTGCAGTGCAAGGAGCAG GATAACCTGATGTTGGAGAAGGCCTGCATGGCAGTGGAAGAGGCGGCTAAGGGTGGGGGCGTATACCCCGAAGTGTTGTTTGAGGTTGCTCACCAGTGGTTCTGGCTATATGAGCAAACAGCAGGTGGCTCATCCACAGCCCGTGAAGGGGCTACAAGCTGTAGTGCCAGTGGGATCAGGGCAGCTGGGGAGGCTGGGCGGGGGCTGCCTGAGGGCAGGGGGGTCCCAGGGACTGAGCCGGTTacagtggcggcggcggcggcagcagcagtgaCAGCAGCCACAGTGGTGCCAGTCATCTCGGTGGGGTCCAGTTTATATCCGGGTCCAGGACTGGGGCATGGTCATTCCCCTGGCCTGCACCCCTACACTGCTCTacagccccacctgccctgcaGCCCTCAATACCTCACCCACCCAGCTCACCCCGCCCACCCCATGCCTCATATGCCCCGGCCTGCCGTCTTCCCTGTGCCCAGCTCTGCATACCCACAG GGTGTGCATCCTGCATTCCTGGGGGCTCAGTACCCTTACTCGGTGACTCCCCCCTCACTTGCCGCCACTGCTGTGTCTTTCCCCGTCCCTTCCATGGCACCCATCACAGTACATCCCTACCACACAGAGCCAGGGCTCCCACTGCCCACCAGTGTGGCCTGTGAGTTGTGGGGACAGGGAACAG TGAGCAGTGTCCATCCAGCTTCCACGTTTCCGGCCATCCAGGGTGCCTCactgcctgccctgcccacacAGCCCAGCCCTCTGGTGAGCGGGGGTTTTCCACCACCCGAGGAGGAGACTCACAGTCAGCCTGTCAACCCGCACAGCCTACACCACCTGCACGCCGCCTACCGTGTCG GGATGCTGGCACTGGAGATGCTGGGTCGCCGGGCACACAATGATCACCCCAACAACTTCTCCCGCTCCCCCCCCTACACTGATGATGTCAAATGGTTGCTGGGGCTGGCAGCAAAGCTGG gagtGAACTACGTGCACCAGTTCTGTGTGGGGGCAGCCAAGGGGGTGCTGAGCCCGTTTGTGCTGCAGGAGATCGTCATGGAGACGCTGCAGCGGCTGAGCCCCGCTCATGCCCACAACCACCTACGTGCCCCGGCCTTCCACCAACTGGTGCAGCGCTGCCAGCAGGCATACATGCAG TACATCCACCACCGCTTGATTCACCTGACCCCTGCCGACTACGACGACTTTGTGAACGCGATCCGCAGTGCTCGCAGCGCCTTCTGCCTGACACCCATGGGCATGATGCAGTTCAACGACATCCTGCAGAATCTCAAGCGCAGCAAACAGACCAAGGAGCTGTGGCAGCGGGTCTCACTCGAGATGACCACCTTCTCCCCCTGA
- the ZSWIM8 gene encoding zinc finger SWIM domain-containing protein 8 isoform X4 has protein sequence MELMFAEWEDGERFSFEDSDRFEEDSLCSFISEAESLCQNWRGWRKQSAGPNSPTGGGGGGGSGGTRMRDGLVIPLVELSAKQVAFHIPFEVVEKVYPPVPEQLQLRIAFWSFPENEEDIRLYSCLANGSADEFQRGDQLFRMRAVKDPLQIGFHLSATVVPPQMVPPKGAYNVAVMFDRCRVTSCSCTCGAGAKWCTHVVALCLFRIHNVRPSQFILALFSAPPPLLCCMPGHNASAVCLRAPVSESLSRLQRDQLQKFAQYLISELPQQILPTAQRLLDELLSSQSTAINTVCGAPDPTAGPSASDQSTWYLDESTLTDNIKKTLHKFCGPSPVVFSDVNSMYLSSTEPPAAAEWACLLRPLRGREPEGVWNLLSIVREMFKRRDSNAAPLLEILTDQCLTYEQITGWWYSVRTSASHSSASGHTGRSNGQSEVAAHACASMCDEMVTLWRLAVLDPALSPQRRRELCVQLRQWQLKVIENVKRGQHKKTLERLFPGFRPAVEACYFNWEEAYPLPGVTYSATDRKLALCWARALPPRPGASRSGGLEESRERPRPLPAEPAVRPKEPGAKRKGLGEGVLSSQRGPRRLSAEGGDKALHKMGPGGGKAKALGGAGSGGKGSAGSGSKRRLSSEDSSLEPDLAEMSLDDSSLALGAEASTFGGFPESPPPCPHPGGSRGPSTFLPEPPDTYEEDGGVYFSEGPEPSTASAGPPGLLPRELCTRDDLASTDESGNGLPKTKEAAPAVGEEEDDYQAYYLNAQDGAGGEEEKAEGGAGEEHDLFAGLKPLEQESRMEILFACAEALHAHGYSSEASRLTVELAQDLLANPPDLKVEPPPAKGKKNKVSTSRQTWVATNTLTKAAFLLTVLSERPEHHNLAFRVGMFALELQRPPASTKALEVKLAYQESEVAALLKKIPLGPSEMSTVRCRAEELREGTLCDYRPVLPLMLASFIFDVLCTPVVSPTGSRPPSRNWNNEMPGDEELGFEAAVAALGMKTTVSEAEHPLLCEGTRREKGDLALALMITYKDDQAKLKKILDKLLDRESQTHKPQTLSSFYSSSRPATASQRSPSKHGGPSAPGALQPLTSGSAGPAQPGSVAGAGPGPTEGFTEKNVPESSPHSPCEGLPSEAALTPRPEGKVPSRLALGSRGGYNGRGWGSPGRPKKKHTGMASIDSSAPETTSDSSPTLSRRPLRGGWAPTSWGRGQDSDSISSSSSDSLGSSSSSGSRRASASGGARAKTVEVGRYKGRRPESHAPHVPNQPSEAAAHFYFELAKTVLIKAGGNSSTSIFTHPSSSGGHQGPHRNLHLCAFEIGLYALGLHNFVSPNWLSRTYSSHVSWITGQAMEIGSAALTILVECWDGHLTPPEVASLADRASRARDSNMVRAAAELALSCLPHAHALNPNEIQRALVQCKEQDNLMLEKACMAVEEAAKGGGVYPEVLFEVAHQWFWLYEQTAGGSSTAREGATSCSASGIRAAGEAGRGLPEGRGVPGTEPVTVAAAAAAAVTAATVVPVISVGSSLYPGPGLGHGHSPGLHPYTALQPHLPCSPQYLTHPAHPAHPMPHMPRPAVFPVPSSAYPQGVHPAFLGAQYPYSVTPPSLAATAVSFPVPSMAPITVHPYHTEPGLPLPTSVALSSVHPASTFPAIQGASLPALPTQPSPLVSGGFPPPEEETHSQPVNPHSLHHLHAAYRVGMLALEMLGRRAHNDHPNNFSRSPPYTDDVKWLLGLAAKLGVNYVHQFCVGAAKGVLSPFVLQEIVMETLQRLSPAHAHNHLRAPAFHQLVQRCQQAYMQYIHHRLIHLTPADYDDFVNAIRSARSAFCLTPMGMMQFNDILQNLKRSKQTKELWQRVSLEMTTFSP, from the exons ATGGAGCTGATGTTCGCGGAGTGGGAGGACGGAGAGCGCTTCTCTTTCGAGGATTCGGACCGCTTTGAGGAGGATTCGCTCTGTTCTTTCATCTCCGAGGCCGAGAGCCTCTGCCAGAACTGGCGGGGATGGCGCAAACAGTCAGCGGGGCCCAATTCCCCCACTGGCGGCGGTGGCGGAGGTGGCAGTGGCGGTACCAGAATGCGAG ATGGACTGGTGATCCCGCTGGTGGAGCTGTCAGCAAAACAGGTGGCGTTTCATATCCCATTTGAAGTGGTGGAGAAAGTTTACCCCCCGGTGCCTGAGCAGCTCCAACTCCGAATTGCTTTTTGGAGCTTCCCTGAGAATGAAGAGGATATTCG ACTGTATTCCTGCCTGGCCAACGGCAGTGCAGATGAGTTCCAGCGAGGGGATCAGCTATTCCGCATGAGGGCTGTGAAGGACCCCCTGCAGATTG GGTTCCACCTGAGTGCTACAGTGGTGCCACCTCAGATGGTCCCCCCCAAAGGGGCCTACAACGTGGCTGTGATGTTTGACCGCTGCCGGGTCACTTCCTGCAGCTGCACCTGTGGGGCTGGGGCCAAATGGTGCACCCACGTCGTGGCACTCTGTCTCTTCCGCATCCACAACGTGAGGCCCTCCCAATTTATCCTGGCCCTATTCTCCGCTCCACCCCCCCTTCTCTGCTGCATGCCTGGCCACAAT GCTTCTGCAGTCTGCCTGCGGGCCCCAGTGTCAGAGTCCCTGTCTCGACTGCAGAGGGACCAGCTGCAGAAGTTTGCTCAGTACCTCATCAGTGAGCTCCCTCAGCAG ATCCTGCCCACAGCCCAGCGTCTCCTGGATGAACTCCTCTCCTCCCAGTCAACAGCCATCAATACAGTATGTGGAGCCCCAG ACCCCACAGCAGGGCCGTCTGCCTCCGATCAGAGTACTTGGTATTTGGATGAATCAACACTCACTGACAACATCAAGAAGACACTGCACAAGTTCTGTGGCCCCTCCCCTGTGGTGTTCAG TGATGTGAACTCCATGTATCTGTCTTCCACGGAGCCTCCGGCTGCTGCTGAATGGGCATGTCTGCTGCGCCCACTGAGGGGCCGCGAGCCAGAGGGAGTCTGGAACTTGCTTAGCATCGTGCGGGAGATGTTCAAGCGGAGGGACAGCAATGCTGCCCCCTTGTTGGAAATCCTCACCGACCAGTGCCTCACCTACGAACAG ATAACAGGCTGGTGGTACAGCGTGCGCACCTCAGCCTCACACAGCAGCGCCAGTGGGCACACAGGCCGCAGCAACGGGCAGTCAGAGGTGGCGGCCCACGCATGCGCCAGCATGTGTGACGAGATGGTCACACTGTGGAGGCTGGCTGTGCTGGACCCTGCGCTCAGCCCCCAGCG GCGCCGGGAGCTGTGTGTGCAGCTGCGCCAGTGGCAGCTGAAGGTGATTGAGAACGTGAAGCGGGGACAGCACAAGAAGACCCTGGAGCGGCTCTTCCCTGGCTTCCGGCCGGCGGTGGAGGCCTGCTACTTCAACTGGGAAGAGGCCTACCCCCTTCCCGGTGTCACCTACAGTGCCACTGACAGGAAgctggccctgtgctgggcccGAGCCCTGCCCCCTCGGCCAGGTGCCTCCCGATCCGGGGGCCTGGAAGAATCCCGGGAGCGGCCCCGCCCTCTTCCTGCCGAGCCAGCTGTGCGGCCCAAGGAGCCTGGGGCCAAGCGCAAGGGATTGGGTGAGGGGGTCCTCTCATCGCAGCGGGGTCCCCGCCGCCTCTCGGCCGAGGGGGGAGATAAGGCTCTGCATAAGATGGGTCCAGGTGGGGGCAAAGCCAAAGCATTGGGGGGGGCTGGCAGTGGGGGCAAGGGCTCAGCAGGCAGCGGGAGCAAGCGACGGCTGAGCAGTGAAGACAGCTCCCTGGAGCCGGATCTGGCTGAGATGAGCCTGGATGATAGCAGCCTGGCCCTGGGTGCAGAGGCCAGCACCTTTGGTGGATTCCCGGAGAGCCCACCACCCTGCCCTCACCCTGGTGGCTCCCGAGGCCCTTCTACCTTCCTTCCTGAACCTCCAGATACTTATGAAGAAGATGGTGGCGTGTACTTCTCAGAAGGGCCTGAGCCTTCCACAGCCTCTGCTGGCCCCCCTGGCCTACTGCCCAGGGAGCTTTGTACCCGGGACGACCTCGCTTCCACAGATGAGAGTGGCAATGGGCTCCCTAAAACCAAAGAGGCAGCCCCTGCGGTTGGAGAGGAGGAGGATGACTACCAGGCGTATTATCTGAATGCCCAGGATGGTGCTGGGGGCGAGGAAGAGAAGGCtgagggcggggctggggaggAACACGACCTGTTTGCCGGACTGAAGCCACTGGAACAGGAGAGCCGCATGGAG ATATTATTTGCCTGTGCTGAGGCCTTGCATGCTCACGGCTATAGCAGTGAGGCCTCCCGCCTCACCGTGGAGCTTGCCCAGGACTTGCTAGCCAACCCACCTGACCTCAAGGTAGAGCCGCCCCCTGCCAAG GGCAAGAAGAACAAGGTTTCTACGAGCCGTCAGACCTGGGTGGCTACCAACACCCTGACCAAGGCGGCCTTCCTGTTAACAGTGCTAAGTGAGCGCCCAGAGCACCACAACCTGGCCTTCCGAGTGGGCATGTTTGCCTTGGAGCTACAGCGGCCCCCAGCTTCCACCAAGGCCTTGGAG GTGAAGCTGGCATATCAGGAGTCTGAGGTGGCCGCCCTGCTCAAGAAGATTCCTCTGGGTCCGAGTGAGATGAGTACTGTGCGCTGCCGGGCAGAGGAGCTTCGGGAGGGGACACTCTGTGATTATCGGCCTGTTTTGCCTCTCATGTTGGCCAGTTTCATCTTTGATGTTCTCTGTACTCCAG TGGTTTCTCCCACGGGTTCCCGGCCCCCAAGTCGCAACTGGAACAACGAGATGCCTGGGGAtgaggagctgggatttgaagcagCAGTTGCTGCCTTGG GCATGAAGACAACAGTGAGTGAGGCGGAGCATCCCCTGCTATGTGAAGGCACACGTCGGGAGAAGGGTGACCTGGCCCTGGCACTAATGATCACTTACAAAGACGACCAGGCCAAACTCAAAAAG ATCTTAGACAAACTCTTGGATCGAGAGAGCCAGACGCATAAACCACAGACACTGAGTTCGTTCTACTCATCTAGCCGCCCGGCCACAGCCAGCCAGAGGTCTCCTTCAAAGCATGGGGGCCCATCTGCTCCAGGGGCCCTGCAACCTCTGACCTCAGGCTCTGCAGGGCCTGCTCAGCCAGGGAGTgtggcaggggctgggccaggccccaCTGAGGGCTTCACAGAGAAGAATGTGCCTG AGAGTTCCCCACATTCCCCCTGTGAGGGTCTCCCATCTGAGGCAGCTTTGACCCCAAGACCAGAGGGAAAGGTCCCCAGCCGCTTGGCTCTTGGCAGCCGTGGAGGCTACAATGGACGGGGCTGGGGCTCACCAGGGCGGCCTAAGAAGAAGCACACAG GCATGGCCAGCATTGACAGCAGTGCCCCTGAAACGACGTCGGATAGCTCCCCAACCTTAAGCCGGAGGCCACTTCGAGGGGGCTGGGCCCCTACCTCCTGGGGCCGAGGACAGGACAGCGATAGCATTAGCAGCTCTTCCTCAGACTCCCTTGGCTCCTCGTCCTCCAGTGGAAGTCGCCGGGCCAGTGCCAGTGGAGGGGCCCGGGCGAAGACAGTTGAAGTTGGCAG GTACAAGGGCCGCCGTCCTGAGAGTCATGCCCCCCATGTACCCAATCAGCCGTCAGAGGCAGCTGCACACTTCTACTTCGAGCTGGCGAAGACGGTGCTGATCAAGGCAGGGGGCAACAGCAGCACTTCCATTTTCACACATCCATCTTCCTCAGGGGGCCACCAGGGTCCTCACCGTAACCTGCACCTTTGCGCCTTCGAGATTGGGCTTTATGCCCTTGGCCTGCACAACTTTGTTTCTCCCAACTGGCTCTCACGTACTTACTCTTCCCACGTTTCCTGGATTACAG GCCAGGCAATGGAGATTGGCAGCGCAGCCCTGACTATACTGGTAGAATGCTGGGATGGGCACCTGACACCCCCTGAGGTTGCATCCCTGGCTGACAGGGCATCACGGGCACGAGACTCCAATATGGTGAGGGCAGCGGCGGAACTAGCCCTAAGCTGCCTGCCTCATGCCCATGCGTTGAACCCCAATGAGATCCAGCGGGCCCTGGTGCAGTGCAAGGAGCAG GATAACCTGATGTTGGAGAAGGCCTGCATGGCAGTGGAAGAGGCGGCTAAGGGTGGGGGCGTATACCCCGAAGTGTTGTTTGAGGTTGCTCACCAGTGGTTCTGGCTATATGAGCAAACAGCAGGTGGCTCATCCACAGCCCGTGAAGGGGCTACAAGCTGTAGTGCCAGTGGGATCAGGGCAGCTGGGGAGGCTGGGCGGGGGCTGCCTGAGGGCAGGGGGGTCCCAGGGACTGAGCCGGTTacagtggcggcggcggcggcagcagcagtgaCAGCAGCCACAGTGGTGCCAGTCATCTCGGTGGGGTCCAGTTTATATCCGGGTCCAGGACTGGGGCATGGTCATTCCCCTGGCCTGCACCCCTACACTGCTCTacagccccacctgccctgcaGCCCTCAATACCTCACCCACCCAGCTCACCCCGCCCACCCCATGCCTCATATGCCCCGGCCTGCCGTCTTCCCTGTGCCCAGCTCTGCATACCCACAG GGTGTGCATCCTGCATTCCTGGGGGCTCAGTACCCTTACTCGGTGACTCCCCCCTCACTTGCCGCCACTGCTGTGTCTTTCCCCGTCCCTTCCATGGCACCCATCACAGTACATCCCTACCACACAGAGCCAGGGCTCCCACTGCCCACCAGTGTGGCCT TGAGCAGTGTCCATCCAGCTTCCACGTTTCCGGCCATCCAGGGTGCCTCactgcctgccctgcccacacAGCCCAGCCCTCTGGTGAGCGGGGGTTTTCCACCACCCGAGGAGGAGACTCACAGTCAGCCTGTCAACCCGCACAGCCTACACCACCTGCACGCCGCCTACCGTGTCG GGATGCTGGCACTGGAGATGCTGGGTCGCCGGGCACACAATGATCACCCCAACAACTTCTCCCGCTCCCCCCCCTACACTGATGATGTCAAATGGTTGCTGGGGCTGGCAGCAAAGCTGG gagtGAACTACGTGCACCAGTTCTGTGTGGGGGCAGCCAAGGGGGTGCTGAGCCCGTTTGTGCTGCAGGAGATCGTCATGGAGACGCTGCAGCGGCTGAGCCCCGCTCATGCCCACAACCACCTACGTGCCCCGGCCTTCCACCAACTGGTGCAGCGCTGCCAGCAGGCATACATGCAG TACATCCACCACCGCTTGATTCACCTGACCCCTGCCGACTACGACGACTTTGTGAACGCGATCCGCAGTGCTCGCAGCGCCTTCTGCCTGACACCCATGGGCATGATGCAGTTCAACGACATCCTGCAGAATCTCAAGCGCAGCAAACAGACCAAGGAGCTGTGGCAGCGGGTCTCACTCGAGATGACCACCTTCTCCCCCTGA